In a single window of the Rhodoferax saidenbachensis genome:
- a CDS encoding CaiB/BaiF CoA transferase family protein has translation MMSDKPAALPHIKVLDLSRVLAGPWCTQMLADLGADVVKVERPGEGDDTRHWGPPFLKDAEGNDTTHASYFTACNRNKRSITIDIAKPEGQALIRQMAAQSDILVENFKVGGLAHYGLDYESLKAINPRLIYCSITGFGQTGPYAERAGYDLMIQAMSGMMSITGRPDGTPGGGPQRAGVAITDVFTGIYATSAILAALEVRHRTGVGQHIDMALLDVGMAILANQAAGFLNTGKVPQRQGNSHPSLAPYQDVATADGSMLLAIGNDGQFARFSAAAGHPEWAQDARFATMVERNRHRAALIPMIEDATRTRTTAAWITLLEDKAVPCGPINDIGQAFADPQVQARGLVQKQAVAPANSAQTAIESIATVASPLRLQDTPPVLHRAPPALGEHTDEVLAGLGLDAAAIAALHQAGVV, from the coding sequence ATGATGAGCGACAAACCGGCGGCCCTTCCCCATATCAAAGTGCTGGACCTGTCCCGCGTTCTGGCCGGCCCCTGGTGCACCCAGATGCTGGCCGACCTGGGCGCCGATGTGGTCAAGGTGGAGCGGCCCGGCGAGGGCGACGACACGCGCCACTGGGGCCCGCCGTTCCTCAAGGACGCCGAAGGCAACGACACCACCCACGCCAGCTATTTCACGGCCTGCAACCGCAACAAGCGCTCCATCACCATCGACATTGCCAAGCCCGAAGGCCAGGCGCTGATTCGCCAGATGGCGGCGCAGAGCGACATCCTGGTGGAGAACTTCAAGGTCGGTGGCCTGGCGCATTACGGGCTGGATTACGAGAGCCTGAAAGCCATCAACCCGCGTTTGATTTACTGCTCCATCACCGGCTTTGGCCAGACCGGCCCCTATGCCGAACGCGCGGGTTACGACCTGATGATCCAGGCCATGAGCGGCATGATGAGCATCACCGGCCGACCCGACGGCACACCGGGCGGTGGGCCGCAGCGCGCGGGCGTGGCCATCACCGATGTGTTCACGGGCATCTACGCCACCAGCGCCATCCTGGCCGCCCTCGAAGTGCGCCACCGCACCGGCGTGGGCCAGCACATCGACATGGCGCTGCTGGATGTTGGCATGGCCATCCTCGCCAATCAGGCGGCGGGTTTTCTCAACACCGGCAAAGTGCCGCAACGCCAGGGCAACAGCCACCCCAGCCTGGCGCCGTACCAGGACGTCGCCACCGCCGATGGCTCCATGCTGCTGGCGATTGGCAATGACGGGCAGTTCGCGCGTTTCAGCGCAGCGGCCGGCCACCCCGAGTGGGCGCAGGACGCGCGGTTTGCCACCATGGTGGAGCGCAACCGCCACCGCGCGGCGCTGATTCCGATGATTGAAGACGCCACGCGCACGCGCACCACGGCAGCGTGGATCACGCTGCTGGAAGACAAGGCCGTGCCCTGTGGCCCCATCAACGACATTGGCCAGGCCTTTGCCGATCCGCAGGTGCAAGCCCGTGGTTTGGTGCAAAAACAGGCTGTAGCCCCCGCCAACAGTGCGCAAACAGCTATTGAATCCATAGCAACGGTGGCCAGCCCGCTGCGCCTGCAGGACACGCCACCCGTGCTGCACCGCGCGCCCCCGGCGCTGGGTGAGCACACCGACGAAGTGCTGGCCGGGCTGGGGCTGGACGCCGCAGCCATTGCGGCTTTGCACCAAGCGGGCGTGGTGTAG
- the rhaI gene encoding L-rhamnose catabolism isomerase, giving the protein MTLIDAGLIQDHNNSQLRHAANDYEHLGEQLARRNIDIDVVRKKVAAFGVAIPSWGVGTGGTRFARFPGLGEPRNVFDKLQDCGVIQQLACATPTVSLHIPWDKTSDWKALRETATRYGLGFDAINSNTFSDQSGQAHSYKFGSLTHGDAGTRAQAVAHNIECIEIGQQIGSKALTVWIGDGSNFPGQQHFRRAFDRYLESAREIYAALPGDWRMFLEHKICEPAFYSTVIQDWGSSYLAASALGPKAQCLVDLGHHAPNVNIEMIVARLIAAGKLAGFHFNDSKYGDDDLDAGSVAPYRLFLVFNELVAAAHEKVAGFDPAYMLDQSHNVTDPIESLMTSAAQVQRSYAQALIVDRTALDAAQDANDALLATQALKRGFETDVTPILQRVRLDAGGAIDPVGAYRASAYRQRVAKDRPVVIGGGGGIV; this is encoded by the coding sequence ATGACATTGATAGACGCGGGCCTGATCCAGGACCATAACAACAGCCAGTTGCGCCACGCGGCCAACGACTACGAGCATCTGGGCGAACAACTGGCGCGGCGCAACATCGACATCGATGTGGTGCGCAAAAAAGTGGCGGCCTTTGGTGTGGCCATCCCCAGCTGGGGCGTGGGCACGGGCGGCACCCGCTTTGCGCGCTTCCCCGGCCTGGGTGAGCCGCGCAATGTGTTTGACAAGCTGCAGGACTGCGGCGTGATCCAGCAACTGGCGTGCGCCACGCCCACCGTGTCTTTGCACATCCCCTGGGACAAGACCAGCGACTGGAAAGCCCTGCGTGAGACCGCGACCCGCTACGGCTTGGGCTTTGACGCCATCAACTCCAACACGTTTTCTGACCAGAGCGGCCAGGCGCACAGCTACAAGTTCGGCAGCCTGACCCACGGTGACGCCGGCACCCGCGCGCAGGCCGTGGCGCACAACATTGAATGCATTGAGATCGGCCAACAGATCGGCAGCAAGGCGCTGACGGTGTGGATTGGCGACGGCAGCAACTTCCCTGGCCAGCAGCATTTCCGCCGCGCCTTTGACCGCTACCTGGAAAGCGCGCGCGAGATTTACGCCGCCCTGCCGGGCGACTGGCGCATGTTTCTGGAGCACAAGATTTGCGAGCCCGCGTTTTACAGCACCGTCATCCAGGACTGGGGTTCCAGCTATCTGGCCGCCAGCGCACTGGGGCCCAAGGCGCAGTGTCTGGTGGATCTGGGCCACCACGCGCCCAATGTGAACATTGAAATGATCGTGGCGCGCCTGATTGCTGCGGGCAAACTGGCAGGCTTCCATTTCAACGACAGCAAGTACGGTGACGACGATCTGGATGCTGGCAGCGTTGCGCCGTATCGCCTGTTCCTGGTGTTCAACGAGCTGGTGGCGGCCGCGCATGAAAAGGTGGCCGGGTTCGACCCAGCCTACATGCTGGACCAGAGCCATAACGTGACCGACCCCATCGAGAGCCTGATGACCAGCGCCGCCCAGGTGCAGCGCAGTTATGCGCAAGCCCTGATCGTGGACCGCACGGCGCTGGATGCCGCGCAGGATGCCAACGACGCTCTCTTGGCCACCCAGGCGCTCAAGCGCGGGTTTGAAACCGACGTCACCCCCATCCTGCAGCGCGTGCGCCTGGATGCGGGTGGTGCCATCGACCCGGTTGGCGCCTACCGCGCCAGCGCTTACCGCCAACGTGTGGCCAAAGACCGCCCGGTCGTCATCGGCGGTGGCGGCGGCATTGTTTGA
- the hydA gene encoding dihydropyrimidinase, translating to MTSILIKGGTVVNADRAFRADVLTQDGKIVAVGENLTAPAGATTVDAGGQYVMPGGIDPHTHMQLPFMGTTTMDDFYTGTAAGLAGGNTTIIDFVIPDPQENILDAYKKWRGWAEKSASDYSFHVAITWWSEQVRQDMGTLVKDEGVNSFKHFMAYKNAIMCDDETLVNSFKRSLELGAMPTVHAENGELVYLLQKTVSDMGIKGPEGHPLSRPPMVEAEAANRAIAIADVLNVPIYVVHVSCIESAEAIARARARGQRVYGEVLAGHLVLDDSVYRHPDFATAAAHVMSPPFRPKGNSEFLWKGLQSGNLHTTATDHCTFCAAQKAAGKDDFSKIPNGCGGVEERLAVIWDEGVNTGRLTPSEFVAVTSANTAKLFNIYPQKGSVSVGADADLVVWDPAGTKTLSVKTQHSKGDFNIFEGRTVKGIPSHTISQGELVFVQGDLRAVKGKGRYIKRPAFSDNFAANKLRAETLAPSAVKR from the coding sequence ATGACAAGCATTCTGATCAAAGGCGGCACCGTGGTGAACGCCGACCGCGCCTTCCGCGCCGACGTGCTGACGCAAGACGGCAAGATCGTCGCCGTGGGTGAGAACCTCACCGCACCTGCGGGCGCGACGACGGTGGACGCCGGCGGCCAGTACGTCATGCCCGGCGGCATCGACCCGCACACCCACATGCAGTTGCCGTTCATGGGCACCACCACCATGGACGACTTCTACACCGGCACGGCAGCCGGCCTGGCCGGTGGCAACACCACCATCATCGACTTCGTCATCCCCGACCCGCAAGAGAACATCCTGGACGCGTACAAGAAATGGCGCGGCTGGGCCGAGAAGTCGGCGTCGGACTATTCCTTCCACGTCGCCATCACCTGGTGGAGCGAACAGGTGCGCCAGGACATGGGCACGCTGGTCAAGGACGAGGGCGTCAACAGCTTCAAGCACTTCATGGCCTACAAAAACGCCATCATGTGCGACGACGAAACCCTGGTGAACAGCTTCAAGCGTTCGCTGGAACTGGGCGCCATGCCCACCGTGCACGCCGAGAACGGCGAGCTGGTCTACTTGCTGCAAAAGACCGTGTCCGACATGGGCATCAAAGGCCCCGAAGGCCACCCACTGTCGCGCCCGCCCATGGTCGAAGCCGAAGCCGCCAACCGCGCCATTGCGATTGCCGACGTGCTGAACGTGCCGATCTATGTGGTGCACGTGAGCTGCATTGAGTCCGCTGAAGCCATTGCCCGCGCCCGTGCGCGCGGCCAGCGTGTGTATGGCGAAGTGCTGGCCGGCCACCTGGTGCTGGACGACAGCGTCTACCGCCACCCGGACTTTGCCACCGCCGCCGCCCACGTAATGAGCCCTCCCTTCCGCCCCAAGGGCAATAGTGAATTTTTGTGGAAAGGTCTGCAATCGGGCAACCTGCACACCACCGCCACCGACCACTGCACCTTCTGCGCCGCACAAAAAGCCGCGGGCAAAGACGACTTCAGCAAGATCCCCAACGGCTGCGGCGGCGTGGAAGAGCGCCTGGCCGTGATCTGGGACGAAGGCGTCAACACCGGGCGGCTGACACCGTCGGAGTTTGTCGCCGTCACCTCCGCCAACACTGCCAAGCTGTTCAACATCTACCCACAAAAAGGCAGCGTCTCCGTGGGCGCTGATGCCGACTTGGTGGTGTGGGACCCGGCAGGCACCAAGACCCTGTCGGTCAAGACGCAACACAGCAAAGGCGACTTCAACATCTTCGAAGGCCGCACGGTCAAAGGCATCCCCAGCCACACCATAAGCCAAGGTGAGCTGGTGTTTGTCCAAGGCGACCTGCGCGCCGTCAAAGGCAAGGGCCGCTACATCAAACGCCCCGCGTTCAGCGACAACTTTGCGGCGAACAAGCTGCGCGCGGAAACGCTGGCACCCAGCGCAGTCAAACGCTAA
- a CDS encoding LysR family transcriptional regulator: MKNLTLRQLRLFEAVATHLSYSRAAEHMSLTQPAVSMQVQQLEAELGLQLLVKTGKRVTLSQAGEEMLRQTRRILNQVHIAEEAVAAFHVTEGGGGLLHLGVVPTAHYFAPALLMAFAQKWPGVKFKLTVDRRDKILGMLQEHQLDVAIAGYPPSEADVAAETFAQHPHCVVAAADHPLAKKRRIHWDALRDEPFIFREPGSATRQFFEHLLQAQSLQVKVSMELSGNETIKQAVMAGMGISFLSAHTFQIELEAGRMAVLNLQDMPKMLDWCLLHRRDSNLTGVNEAFKTFVLDQGSDLAKCKLH, encoded by the coding sequence ATGAAAAACCTGACCTTGCGCCAACTGCGCCTGTTCGAAGCCGTCGCCACGCACCTGAGCTATTCGCGTGCGGCGGAGCACATGAGCCTGACGCAGCCGGCGGTGTCCATGCAGGTGCAGCAGCTCGAAGCCGAGCTGGGCCTGCAGCTGCTGGTGAAAACCGGCAAACGCGTCACGCTGAGCCAGGCCGGCGAAGAAATGCTGCGCCAGACGCGCCGCATCCTGAACCAGGTGCACATTGCCGAAGAAGCGGTAGCGGCTTTTCACGTGACAGAGGGCGGCGGCGGGCTGCTGCACCTGGGTGTGGTGCCCACGGCCCACTATTTCGCACCGGCGTTGTTGATGGCCTTTGCCCAGAAATGGCCCGGTGTGAAGTTCAAGCTCACGGTGGATAGGCGCGACAAGATTCTGGGCATGCTGCAGGAGCACCAGTTGGATGTGGCGATTGCCGGCTACCCGCCGTCCGAGGCCGACGTGGCGGCAGAGACATTTGCGCAGCACCCGCACTGCGTCGTCGCCGCCGCCGACCACCCCTTGGCGAAAAAGCGCCGCATCCACTGGGATGCGCTGCGTGACGAACCCTTTATCTTCCGCGAGCCGGGCTCAGCCACGCGGCAGTTTTTTGAGCACCTGTTGCAAGCCCAGTCGCTGCAGGTCAAGGTGTCCATGGAGCTGTCGGGCAACGAGACCATCAAACAGGCGGTGATGGCCGGCATGGGTATCAGCTTTTTGTCGGCCCACACCTTTCAGATTGAGCTGGAGGCCGGTCGTATGGCGGTACTGAACCTGCAGGACATGCCCAAAATGCTGGACTGGTGCCTGCTACACCGCCGCGACTCCAACCTGACGGGCGTGAATGAAGCGTTCAAGACCTTCGTACTGGACCAAGGCTCCGATCTGGCCAAGTGCAAGCTGCACTAG
- the rhaS gene encoding rhamnose ABC transporter substrate-binding protein, translated as MKKQLKTLLAVALSAALVSPVMAADKIALVVKSLGNGFFDAANQGAQEAAKELKNVEVIYTGPAKATAEGQIEIVNSLIAQKVSAIVISANDPDALAPSLKRAMERGIKVISFDSGVRKDGRMMHLNPSSNPLIGEKLVKMTQQAIGDNGEVAILSATAQATNQNIWIEEAKKVLAQPAYKGLKLVSVVYGDDQTDKSYREAQGLFKSYPNLKAIIAPTTVGVAAAAKAVQDEKKVGSIYVTGLGLPSEMAGHVKSGAVKSFAIWNPIDLGYSSIMAASQFISGKVTGKAGDKVSLGRVGTVTLDANGEAAMSEPFTYDASNVEKFAKFF; from the coding sequence ATGAAGAAACAACTGAAGACACTGCTGGCCGTTGCCTTGAGCGCCGCCCTGGTGAGCCCTGTGATGGCCGCTGACAAGATTGCCCTGGTGGTCAAGAGCCTGGGCAATGGGTTCTTTGATGCCGCCAACCAGGGTGCCCAGGAAGCCGCCAAAGAGCTCAAGAACGTCGAAGTCATCTATACCGGCCCCGCCAAAGCGACTGCCGAAGGCCAGATTGAAATCGTCAACTCGCTGATCGCGCAAAAAGTGTCCGCCATCGTGATCTCCGCCAACGACCCCGACGCGCTGGCCCCCTCGCTCAAGCGCGCTATGGAGCGTGGTATCAAAGTCATCTCGTTTGATTCCGGCGTGCGCAAAGACGGCCGCATGATGCACCTGAACCCCTCCAGCAATCCGCTGATCGGCGAGAAGCTGGTGAAGATGACCCAACAGGCGATTGGTGACAACGGCGAAGTCGCCATTCTGTCCGCCACTGCCCAGGCCACCAATCAGAACATCTGGATTGAAGAAGCCAAGAAGGTCCTGGCCCAGCCGGCCTACAAGGGCCTCAAGCTGGTGAGCGTGGTCTACGGTGATGACCAGACCGACAAGAGCTACCGCGAAGCCCAGGGCCTGTTCAAGAGCTACCCCAACCTGAAGGCCATCATTGCGCCCACCACCGTGGGTGTGGCTGCTGCCGCCAAGGCCGTGCAGGATGAGAAGAAGGTCGGATCCATCTATGTGACCGGCCTGGGTCTGCCGTCCGAAATGGCGGGTCACGTCAAGAGCGGCGCGGTCAAGTCCTTTGCGATCTGGAACCCCATCGACCTGGGCTACTCCTCCATCATGGCGGCAAGCCAGTTCATCTCCGGCAAGGTCACTGGCAAGGCGGGCGACAAGGTGTCCCTGGGCCGTGTCGGTACCGTCACGCTGGATGCGAATGGCGAAGCGGCGATGTCTGAGCCCTTCACCTACGACGCCAGCAACGTGGAGAAGTTCGCCAAGTTCTTCTGA
- the preA gene encoding NAD-dependent dihydropyrimidine dehydrogenase subunit PreA, whose translation MANLATTFAGVKSPNPFWLASAPPTDKAYNVNRAFEAGWGGVVWKTLGEAGPPVVNVNGPRYGALLSSDRRLMGFNNIELITDRDLELNLREITEVKRNWADRAMVVSLMVPCEEKSWKAILPRVEDTGADAIELNFGCPHGMSERGMGAAVGQVPEYIQMVTEWCKQYSKLPVIVKLTPNITDIRNPARAAKAGGADAVSLINTINSIMGVDPYTLTMSPSTGGKGSHGGYCGPAVKPIALNMVAEIARDPQTAGLPISGIGGIGNWRDALDFIALGSGTVQVCTAAMVYGFKIVQEMSDGLSNYMDEMGFTSVDQIVGKAIPTVSDWRYLNLNHISKAVINQDSCIQCGRCHIACEDTSHQAITFQKDGKRHFEVMEDECVGCNLCVTVCPVPDTITLRDVPVGEKDLRTGRLVSDKHADWTTHPNNPMRQAA comes from the coding sequence ATGGCCAATCTCGCAACCACCTTCGCCGGGGTCAAGAGCCCCAACCCCTTCTGGCTGGCCTCCGCCCCGCCCACCGACAAGGCCTACAACGTCAACCGCGCCTTTGAAGCCGGCTGGGGCGGTGTGGTCTGGAAGACGCTGGGCGAAGCCGGACCACCGGTCGTCAATGTGAACGGCCCCCGCTACGGCGCCCTGCTGTCCAGCGACCGGCGCCTGATGGGCTTCAACAACATCGAACTCATCACCGACCGCGACCTGGAGCTCAACCTGCGCGAGATCACCGAGGTGAAGCGCAACTGGGCCGACCGCGCGATGGTCGTCTCGCTCATGGTGCCGTGTGAAGAGAAAAGTTGGAAGGCCATCTTGCCCCGCGTGGAAGACACCGGCGCGGATGCGATTGAGCTGAACTTCGGCTGCCCGCACGGCATGAGCGAACGCGGCATGGGTGCCGCCGTGGGCCAGGTGCCTGAGTACATCCAAATGGTGACCGAGTGGTGCAAGCAGTACAGCAAGCTGCCCGTCATCGTGAAACTCACGCCCAACATCACCGACATTCGCAACCCGGCGCGTGCTGCCAAAGCCGGTGGCGCCGATGCAGTGAGCCTCATCAACACCATCAACTCCATCATGGGCGTGGACCCGTACACACTGACCATGTCGCCCTCCACCGGTGGCAAGGGCAGCCACGGCGGCTACTGCGGCCCGGCGGTCAAGCCCATCGCGCTGAACATGGTGGCCGAGATTGCGCGTGACCCACAAACCGCCGGTCTGCCCATCAGCGGTATCGGCGGCATTGGCAACTGGCGGGACGCGCTGGACTTCATCGCGCTGGGCTCGGGCACGGTGCAGGTGTGTACCGCCGCCATGGTCTACGGCTTCAAGATCGTGCAGGAAATGAGCGACGGCCTGTCGAACTACATGGACGAGATGGGCTTTACCAGCGTGGACCAAATCGTCGGCAAGGCCATCCCCACCGTGAGCGACTGGCGCTACCTGAACCTGAACCACATCAGCAAGGCCGTCATCAACCAGGACAGCTGCATCCAGTGCGGCCGCTGCCACATTGCCTGCGAAGACACCAGCCACCAGGCCATCACCTTCCAGAAAGACGGCAAGCGCCATTTTGAAGTGATGGAAGACGAATGCGTGGGCTGCAACCTGTGCGTGACCGTCTGCCCCGTGCCAGACACCATCACCCTGCGCGACGTACCGGTTGGCGAAAAAGACTTGCGCACTGGCCGGCTTGTGAGCGATAAACATGCGGACTGGACGACCCACCCGAACAATCCCATGCGCCAGGCCGCCTGA
- a CDS encoding bifunctional rhamnulose-1-phosphate aldolase/short-chain dehydrogenase yields the protein MTTPTPPLAFPRWDADRAATLDAAQLLLYRSNLLGSDLRITNYGGGNTSAKITQKDPLTGQDVQVLWVKGSGGDVGSMKLDGFSTLYMDKLLALQGIYRGPEHEDEMVGYLPHCTFNLNPRAASIDTPLHAYLPFAHVDHMHPDAVIAIAAMADSEKLTQQIFDGTVGWLPWRKPGFELGLMLQRYQAAHPGQRGLVLAGHGLFTWGDDARACYENTVGVIAHAQDWLSRERVARKAVSFGGEARKSLATAEQDATLARVLPVLRGLASKSGHKLLHVDRQATVMEFVNSRDLAPLAALGTSCPDHFLRTKIRPLIVEEAVYTLQGAELVKALEDKLVAYRADYTAYYERCKRANSPAIRDANPVIILLPGIGMVSIAKDKATARIAGEFYVNAINVMRDANAINTYVGLPEQEAFDIEYWLLEEAKLQRMPKPKPLVGKVALVTGGAGGIGQAIARRMLAEGACVVLADIDQTALDAVTADLAKAHGKDHVRGVHCDVTSEASVIATYHRAALEFCGVDILVSNAGIASAAPLEDTSLELWNRNQSILATGYFLVGREAFRLMKAQGAGGSIVVIASKNGMVASNQATAYCAAKAAEIQLSRSFALEGAPLGIRSNVVNPDAVIRGSKIWTGKWSEERAAANKIGEQDLEAFYRDRSMLKRSVFPEDIAEATYFFAAEQLSAKSTGNILNVDAGNLAAFTR from the coding sequence ATGACCACACCGACTCCTCCACTGGCCTTCCCGCGTTGGGATGCCGACCGTGCCGCCACCCTGGACGCCGCGCAACTGCTGCTGTACCGCTCCAACCTGCTGGGCTCCGACCTGCGCATCACCAACTACGGCGGCGGCAACACCTCCGCCAAGATCACCCAAAAAGACCCGCTCACCGGCCAGGACGTGCAGGTGCTGTGGGTCAAGGGTTCAGGCGGCGACGTCGGCTCCATGAAGCTGGACGGCTTCTCCACGCTGTACATGGACAAGCTGCTGGCGCTGCAAGGCATTTACCGCGGCCCCGAGCATGAAGACGAGATGGTGGGCTACCTGCCGCATTGCACCTTCAACCTCAACCCGCGCGCCGCCAGCATCGACACCCCGCTGCATGCCTACCTGCCCTTTGCGCATGTGGACCATATGCACCCTGACGCGGTGATCGCCATCGCCGCCATGGCTGACAGCGAGAAGCTCACCCAGCAAATCTTTGACGGCACCGTGGGCTGGCTGCCCTGGCGCAAGCCCGGTTTCGAGCTGGGCCTGATGCTGCAGCGCTACCAGGCGGCCCACCCCGGCCAGCGTGGCCTGGTGCTGGCAGGCCACGGCCTGTTCACCTGGGGCGACGATGCCCGCGCCTGTTATGAAAACACCGTGGGCGTGATTGCCCATGCGCAGGACTGGTTGAGCCGCGAACGCGTGGCACGCAAGGCTGTCAGCTTTGGCGGGGAAGCCCGCAAGTCGCTGGCCACCGCAGAGCAAGACGCCACACTGGCACGGGTGCTGCCCGTGCTGCGCGGTCTGGCCTCCAAGAGCGGCCACAAGCTGCTGCACGTGGACCGCCAGGCCACGGTGATGGAATTCGTCAACAGCCGCGATCTGGCACCGCTGGCGGCGCTGGGCACGTCGTGCCCCGACCACTTCTTGCGCACCAAGATTCGCCCGCTGATCGTGGAAGAAGCGGTCTACACACTGCAGGGTGCGGAACTGGTCAAGGCGCTGGAAGACAAGCTGGTGGCTTACCGCGCCGACTACACCGCTTATTACGAGCGCTGCAAGCGCGCCAACAGCCCGGCCATCCGCGATGCCAATCCGGTCATCATCCTGCTGCCCGGCATCGGCATGGTGTCCATTGCCAAAGACAAGGCTACGGCGCGTATTGCCGGCGAGTTCTATGTCAACGCCATCAACGTGATGCGTGACGCCAACGCCATCAACACCTATGTCGGCCTGCCCGAGCAGGAGGCGTTTGACATCGAATACTGGCTGCTCGAAGAAGCCAAGCTGCAGCGCATGCCCAAGCCCAAACCCCTGGTCGGCAAGGTGGCCCTGGTCACCGGTGGCGCCGGTGGCATCGGCCAGGCGATTGCCCGGCGCATGCTGGCCGAAGGCGCCTGCGTGGTGCTGGCCGATATCGACCAGACCGCGCTGGATGCGGTGACGGCCGATCTGGCCAAAGCCCATGGCAAAGACCATGTGCGCGGCGTGCACTGTGATGTGACCAGCGAAGCCAGCGTGATCGCTACCTACCACCGTGCAGCGCTGGAGTTTTGCGGTGTGGACATTCTGGTCAGCAACGCTGGTATTGCGTCCGCCGCACCGCTGGAAGACACCAGCCTGGAACTATGGAACCGCAACCAGAGCATTCTGGCCACGGGTTATTTCCTGGTGGGCCGTGAAGCGTTCCGTCTGATGAAGGCGCAGGGCGCGGGCGGCAGCATTGTGGTGATTGCCAGCAAAAACGGCATGGTCGCCAGCAACCAGGCCACCGCCTACTGCGCTGCCAAGGCCGCAGAAATTCAACTGAGCCGCAGCTTTGCACTTGAAGGCGCGCCGCTGGGTATACGCTCCAACGTGGTGAACCCCGACGCGGTGATCCGTGGCTCCAAGATCTGGACCGGCAAGTGGAGTGAAGAGCGCGCTGCGGCCAACAAGATTGGCGAGCAGGACCTAGAAGCGTTTTATCGCGACCGTTCCATGCTCAAGCGCAGCGTCTTCCCCGAAGACATTGCAGAGGCCACGTATTTCTTTGCCGCAGAGCAGCTCAGTGCCAAGAGCACCGGCAATATCCTGAATGTGGACGCCGGCAACCTGGCCGCCTTCACCCGATAA
- a CDS encoding NAD(P)-dependent oxidoreductase: MSTSPQPDVRSGRLSTEAYAKAFGDATPRLTPSQALLEAERCLYCFDAPCATACPTSIDVPSFIKRIGDGNLRGSARTILDSNPLGGMCARVCPTENLCEAVCVRNTQEDRPVAIGRLQRFAVDALMESDKPQIFTRAPATGKKIAVVGAGPAGLACAYTLARQGHNVVVFDARPKAGGLNEYGLASYKTPDDFAQAEVQWLLDIGGIEIRKGWKLETTEQFETLRNNYDALFLGMGLANTHQLGVAGETLTGVQDAIQFIATLRQTEDLSTLPIGRRVVVIGGGMTAVDAAVQSKLLGAEEVHMVYRRGVETMSASVAEQEWAQTNGVTIHHWLAPAELLGSAGHVTGVKFARQALVNGKPAPTGDTVTLEADMVLKAIGQTLGNPLLAHVGLTLQGGRIATDAEGQTNLSGVWAGGDCRAGGLDLTVEAVEHGKQSALAIHAQLMGK, from the coding sequence GTGTCCACCTCACCCCAACCCGATGTCCGCTCCGGGCGCCTGAGTACCGAAGCCTATGCCAAGGCCTTTGGCGACGCTACGCCCAGGCTCACGCCCTCGCAGGCGCTCTTGGAAGCCGAGCGCTGCCTGTACTGTTTTGATGCGCCCTGCGCCACAGCCTGCCCCACCAGCATTGATGTGCCCTCGTTCATCAAACGCATTGGCGACGGCAACCTGCGTGGCTCGGCGCGCACCATTCTGGATAGCAACCCGCTGGGTGGCATGTGCGCCCGGGTCTGTCCGACCGAAAACCTGTGCGAAGCCGTCTGCGTGCGCAACACGCAGGAAGACCGCCCCGTCGCCATTGGCCGCCTGCAGCGCTTTGCGGTCGACGCGCTGATGGAAAGTGACAAGCCGCAGATCTTCACCCGCGCACCCGCCACCGGCAAAAAGATCGCCGTGGTCGGCGCCGGCCCCGCCGGTCTGGCCTGTGCCTACACGCTGGCGCGCCAGGGCCACAACGTGGTGGTGTTTGACGCACGGCCCAAGGCCGGTGGCCTCAACGAATACGGCCTGGCCAGCTACAAGACGCCCGACGACTTTGCGCAGGCCGAAGTGCAATGGCTGCTGGACATCGGCGGCATCGAGATCCGCAAGGGCTGGAAGCTGGAAACCACCGAACAGTTCGAAACCCTGCGCAACAACTACGACGCACTGTTTCTGGGAATGGGCCTGGCCAATACGCACCAGCTTGGCGTGGCCGGTGAAACATTGACTGGCGTGCAGGACGCCATCCAGTTCATCGCCACGCTGCGCCAGACCGAAGACCTCTCCACCCTGCCCATTGGCCGCCGTGTCGTGGTCATCGGCGGTGGCATGACGGCCGTGGATGCCGCCGTGCAAAGCAAGCTGCTGGGCGCGGAAGAAGTGCACATGGTCTACCGCCGCGGTGTAGAAACCATGTCCGCATCGGTGGCCGAACAGGAATGGGCGCAGACCAATGGCGTCACCATCCACCACTGGCTGGCCCCGGCCGAGCTGCTGGGCAGCGCCGGCCATGTGACGGGCGTGAAATTTGCACGCCAGGCGTTGGTGAACGGCAAACCTGCGCCCACCGGCGACACCGTCACGCTGGAAGCCGACATGGTGCTCAAGGCCATTGGCCAGACGCTGGGCAATCCGCTCTTGGCCCATGTGGGCCTCACGCTGCAAGGCGGCCGCATAGCCACCGACGCCGAAGGGCAAACCAATTTGAGCGGCGTCTGGGCCGGTGGCGACTGCCGCGCGGGCGGGCTGGACTTGACGGTAGAGGCGGTGGAGCACGGCAAACAGTCGGCGCTCGCAATCCACGCACAACTGATGGGGAAATAA